The following are from one region of the Mycolicibacterium helvum genome:
- the efeO gene encoding iron uptake system protein EfeO, whose protein sequence is MAACTAKETKSADSSTKAPSEITVNASDTECKLSGTQAGTGPSTFVITNNGTKVTEFYVYGEGERVMGEVENISPGLQRKLVVQLGEPGKYQTACKPGMIGDGIRADFTVTGNAVAVDEKGEFKEAAESYKRYVNSQTDALIPATQLFVDAVKKGDVAAAKAQYPIARTYYERIEPVAESFPDDLDPRIDLREADLEPGQKWTGFHALEKQLWVTGLQPDANALADQLMADVKELNDGVKAPGWTIDSTQIAGGAQGLLDEIAASKISGEEDIFSHTDLWDFQANVDGSQTAVASVRPILDSRNAELGKQVDKGFADVEALLAKYRSGDGFVLYNTVTEPQRQELSRAIDALSKNVSQVQGVIAPQ, encoded by the coding sequence ATGGCAGCCTGCACGGCCAAAGAGACCAAGTCCGCGGACTCGAGCACCAAAGCACCCTCCGAGATCACGGTCAACGCCTCCGACACCGAGTGCAAGCTGTCCGGCACGCAGGCCGGGACCGGACCGAGCACCTTCGTGATCACCAACAACGGGACCAAAGTCACCGAGTTCTACGTGTACGGCGAGGGCGAGCGGGTCATGGGTGAGGTCGAGAACATCTCCCCCGGACTGCAGCGCAAGCTGGTCGTACAGCTCGGCGAGCCGGGCAAGTATCAGACCGCGTGCAAACCGGGCATGATCGGCGACGGCATTCGCGCCGACTTCACCGTGACCGGCAACGCCGTCGCGGTCGATGAGAAGGGCGAGTTCAAGGAAGCCGCCGAGAGCTACAAGCGCTACGTCAACAGCCAGACCGACGCCCTGATCCCGGCCACTCAGCTGTTTGTCGACGCCGTGAAGAAGGGCGACGTCGCGGCGGCCAAGGCGCAGTACCCGATCGCACGCACCTACTACGAGCGCATCGAGCCGGTGGCCGAGTCGTTCCCCGACGACCTCGACCCGCGCATCGACCTTCGTGAGGCCGACCTGGAACCCGGCCAGAAGTGGACCGGTTTCCACGCGCTGGAGAAGCAGCTGTGGGTCACCGGCCTGCAGCCCGACGCCAACGCGCTGGCCGACCAGCTGATGGCTGACGTCAAGGAGCTCAACGACGGCGTCAAGGCACCGGGTTGGACCATCGACTCCACCCAGATCGCCGGCGGCGCACAGGGTCTGCTCGACGAGATCGCCGCAAGCAAGATCAGCGGCGAAGAAGACATCTTCAGCCACACCGACCTGTGGGACTTCCAGGCCAACGTGGACGGTTCGCAGACCGCGGTCGCGTCGGTTCGCCCGATCCTCGACAGCCGCAACGCCGAGCTGGGCAAGCAGGTCGACAAGGGCTTCGCCGACGTCGAGGCACTGCTGGCCAAGTACCGCAGCGGTGATGGGTTCGTGCTGTACAACACGGTGACCGAACCCCAGCGCCAGGAACTTTCGCGCGCGATCGATGCCCTCAGCAAGAACGTCAGCCAGGTGCAGGGTGTCATCGCTCCCCAGTAA
- the efeU gene encoding iron uptake transporter permease EfeU, with product MTDVAAVATGIHTTLSAAAPNITAQLFGSGLIGLREGLEAGIIVMVLVAFLVKSDRRDALKWVWLGVGAAVLMTVGVFLTIQYGTYTVKDLAAEAIAGVASLVAVAIVTSMVLWMRKASASMSGELRAGMSKALETGALAVFMLAFLAVGREGFETALFMVGYAEAETAWPLLGLLIGVLAAGAIAWGMYAGAVRINLAKFFKYTGVFLIVVAAGVLSYGIGAMQTVGWLPGLGSKAFDISAGFNWSAWYGEIIQGVFNVTPTPTVLQLICWLTYIVVVLALFLRPTRPKPQQAHVDVSTKDHQASEGSEDSPLSERSPQ from the coding sequence ATGACTGACGTGGCGGCTGTTGCGACCGGTATCCACACAACACTCAGTGCGGCCGCCCCCAACATCACCGCTCAGCTGTTCGGTAGCGGGCTGATCGGCCTGCGGGAAGGCCTGGAAGCCGGGATCATCGTCATGGTCCTCGTCGCGTTCCTGGTGAAATCCGACCGCCGCGACGCCCTCAAATGGGTGTGGCTCGGCGTCGGCGCGGCCGTTCTGATGACGGTCGGCGTCTTCCTCACGATCCAATACGGCACCTACACCGTGAAGGACCTCGCCGCCGAGGCCATCGCCGGAGTGGCGTCGCTGGTGGCCGTCGCGATCGTCACCTCGATGGTGCTGTGGATGCGCAAGGCCTCCGCCAGCATGTCCGGTGAACTGCGGGCCGGGATGTCGAAGGCGCTCGAGACCGGCGCACTCGCGGTATTCATGCTGGCGTTCCTGGCCGTGGGCCGGGAGGGCTTCGAGACGGCGCTGTTCATGGTCGGCTACGCCGAGGCGGAGACCGCCTGGCCGCTGCTGGGCCTGCTGATCGGCGTGCTGGCCGCCGGCGCGATCGCCTGGGGCATGTACGCCGGCGCGGTGCGGATCAACCTGGCCAAATTTTTCAAGTACACCGGCGTCTTTTTGATCGTGGTCGCCGCGGGTGTCCTGTCCTACGGTATCGGCGCGATGCAGACCGTGGGCTGGCTGCCCGGCCTCGGCTCCAAGGCCTTCGACATCAGCGCGGGATTCAATTGGTCGGCCTGGTACGGCGAGATCATCCAGGGCGTCTTCAACGTCACCCCGACCCCGACGGTGCTGCAGCTCATCTGCTGGCTGACCTACATCGTCGTCGTGCTCGCCCTGTTCCTGCGGCCCACCCGCCCGAAGCCGCAACAAGCCCACGTCGACGTTTCCACCAAAGATCACCAAGCCTCCGAAGGTTCGGAGGACTCCCCCCTCTCTGAAAGGTCCCCTCAGTGA